Within Cytophagales bacterium, the genomic segment CTCTGTAACGGTAAGCGGTGAATCCGGTAATTACACTTACCTATGGGATGACCCGGCTAATCAAACAACAGCCACGGCTGACAGCCTCACAGCTGGCGTTTACAGTGTAATCATTACAGATACTGTTTGTGGTACCTTTATTGTTCTCACTGATACGATAAAAGTCGTTCTGGTATCTGTATCAGAGATCATTTCCCTTTCAAATGATATCCTGATATATCCAAACCCCAGCCCAGGGATCTTTAACTTAAATGTGAAGAATATTCAGGGTGGTTCAATGGATGTTTTTGTTACAGATCTGCTTGGCAGAAAGATATACAGCCGGCAATTGAATGATATAAGGTATGAATTCAAAACCCAGATTGATCTTTCTAAATTCACCACTGGCATTTATTTTCTTTATGTCATAACAGAAGATAAGCATTATTTGATGAAATTGGGAATACAATAGCTGATTGCGCATAGCGCATAGCGCATGGCGCAAAGCGTCCATCGCTATGTGCCATACGCTATGCACTATATGCCATGCGCTATGCTCTGCGCGCTATGCGCTCTATTAATCGGTACAAGCTGTATGAAGCAATCTATGTCAGGTTCTCATCCGGGAAATGCTATGAATAGAAGAAATTTTAGCAATCCCAAATCTAACATAGAACCAAGTCGTATAGGAAAGCGTGCGAGCAAGCAAATAAACATTAACATCAATAAAAGAAAGAAAAGAACCGCCCACTCAACCATTGAACCTGACCGCTTAGCCGAGCGATCGAGCAAACAAACAAATCATGCTATTGCTAAAAGGAAAAAGAAGAAATGATGCGCCATGCGCTATGCTCTATGCGCCATGCTCAAAATGACCCACTTAAGCGTAAACATCAACAAATTCGCTACCCTGCGCAACGCCAGGGGAGGAAACAGGCCAGACCTTCTGCAAGCTGCTAAGGATTGCGAACGGTTTGGCGCCCAGGGCATCACCGTACATCCGCGACAGGATGAAAGACACATTCGCTACCAGGATGTATCAGGCCTGGCAACTATATTAACGACTGAATTTAATATTGAGGGCTATCCTTCTCAAAAATGGCTCAATATTGTCAAAAAAGTAGTACCCGCACAGGCTACACTTGTGCCCGATAAACCCGGTCAGCTCACCTCTGACCACGGTTGGGATACCATTAATGAAGAAAATTTTTTGAAAGATATTGTTTCGGAATTAAAAGATTCAGGAATAAGAACCTCCATCTTTGTTGATCCTGTGGAAAAGTATATTGAAGGAGCTGCTAAAGTTGATACGAATAGAATTGAACTCTACACTGAAGAATATGCAAAACAATACCGGGTACTCGGAAAAGAAAAAGCCCTTGCCCCTTATGCAAGAAGCGCAAAATTTGCCGGAGAACTTGGTTTGGGAATAAATGCCGGTCATGATCTTGATCTGGACAATTTAAAATATTTCAAAGACAATATTCCAAATTTATTGGAAGTGTCCATCGGGCACGCATTGATCTGTGATGCCATTTATTTAGGGTTGGAGAATGCGATCCAACTTTATTTAAGAGAATTAATATAGGTCCGGATGCTAAATGTTTGATACTGGATGTTGTTAACTGATAATGAATAATGGTAAAATCTATTAATATCAAACAATTTATAAATCAAGCAAAACAATCACCGGTTATAGACGTCCGTTCTCCAAAGGAATTTGAAAATGGACATATTCCAGGGGCAGTAAACATACCTCTTTTTAGTAATGTGGAAAGAGCAAAGGTAGGCACTACCTATAAACAGTCAGGAAGGGAACAGGCAATTCTTCTTGGGCTGGAAATAGTAGCGCCAAAGATGACCGGATTTGTAAAGAAAGTTGAACGGGTAGCGCATGGCACATGGCGCATGGCGCATGGCGTTCCCCCGCCCTGCGCTATGCGCCATGTGCTCTTATATTGCTGGAGAGGTGGTATGCGAAGTGAAAATTTTGCCTGGTTATTGGATCTGGCAGGATTTGAGGTTTTTACCCTGAAGGATGGATACAAATCTTTCCGGAAATTCGTACTGGAAAATTTTGATCGTAAAGCAAACCTGATCGTGCTGGGTGGAATGACCGGCAGTGGCAAGACGGATATACTCAATCAATTAGCCTTGTTGGGAGAACAGGTTTTGAATCTTGAGCATTTAGCACATCATAAAGGTTCTGCTTTTGGCGCCATTGGACAGAATTCTCAACCCACTACAGAATGTTTTGAAAACAAGATTTTTGAATTTTGGCAAAAATTTGACCTGAGCAAACCGGTTTGGGTCGAAGATGAAAGTCATAACCTGGGAAAAGTACATATACCGGCAGGATTGTGGCTTCAGATGAGAAACAGTCCTGTTATTAAGATCGAAATTCAAAAGATGATCAGAGCAAAAAGATTGGTTAAAGAATACGCATGTTTTGATGATAATTTATTAGAAAATGCCATACTCAAAATAGGAAAACGGCTTGGCGGGCTTAATACAAAAAAATCCTTAGAAGCCTTAGGCAAACAAGATTACTTAAGCGTTGCACAGCTTACACTCACCTATTATGATAAAGCTTACAATATTGGGTTATCAAAGAGGCAATCAAGATCAGTTTTTCCCTTATCCTTAGATACCGAAGATCCAAAAGAAAATGCCAGGAAAGTAATGATGTTTTATAAAAAAATAAAATGAAAGAGATAAAACTAACCCAATACAGTCATGGGGCAGGATGCGGCTGCAAGATCTCACCAAAGATACTGGATGATATTTTAAATCCGGCAGGTTTTAAAAACCCGCCAGATTTCGATAAGAATTTGTTAGTAGGCAACGACAAAAAAGACGATGCGGCCGTTTATGATCTTGGTAATGGGCAGGCTATCATAAGTACCACGGATTTTTTTATGCCCATCGTTGATGATCCTTTTGACTTTGGCAGGATAGCTTCAGTGAATGCGATTAGTGACGTTTATGCCATGGGTGGTACGCCCTTAATGGCTATCTCCATTTTAGGATGGCCAATAGAGCAGCTCTCTTCACAGATAGCGCAAAAAGTGATAGAAGGGAGCAGGCATGCCTGCAAAGAAGCTGGTATTGCGCTTGCAGGTGGGCATAGTATTGACAGTCCTGAACCAATATTTGGCCTGGCGGTTACCGGGTTAGTTGATAAGAAAAGTATAAAACAAAATAGTACGGCAACTATCGGGTGCAAACTTTATCTTACAAAACCATTAGGAATCGGCATCCTGACAACAGCACAAAAGAAAGGGCTGCTTAAAAAAAAACATAAAAATATTGCCACTGATTTGATGGTAAAGCTAAACAATGCCGGCATTAGTTTTGGAAAATGTGAAAGTGTCAAAGCCATGACAGACGTGACCGGATTCGGGTTGCTGGGTCATTTATGCGAAGTATGTGAAGGAAGCAATCTGAATGCCGTTGTTTACTATGATGCCGTACCTCAAATTAATGGTATTGATCAATATATTGACCAAAAATGTATCCCCGGTGGAACAGTAAGGAACTGGGATAGCTATGGAAGCAAAATTTCAGGAATTACCGAACGCCAAAAAACAATCTTATGTGATCCTCAAACAAGTGGGGGGCTATTAATTGCTGTAGAGCCTGAAGGGGAAAGTGAGTTTTTAGATATTGCTCATAAACAAGGATTGAAATTAGCTGTAATAGGCCTATTAAAAGAGAGGGATGTTCGTGAACCTATTATTTTTGTGGAATAAATAGAATTTTTCAGATTCTGTGTTCTATTGTTCACCTGAACACACGAATACTTGAACACATAAA encodes:
- a CDS encoding pyridoxine 5'-phosphate synthase; translated protein: MTHLSVNINKFATLRNARGGNRPDLLQAAKDCERFGAQGITVHPRQDERHIRYQDVSGLATILTTEFNIEGYPSQKWLNIVKKVVPAQATLVPDKPGQLTSDHGWDTINEENFLKDIVSELKDSGIRTSIFVDPVEKYIEGAAKVDTNRIELYTEEYAKQYRVLGKEKALAPYARSAKFAGELGLGINAGHDLDLDNLKYFKDNIPNLLEVSIGHALICDAIYLGLENAIQLYLRELI
- the mnmH gene encoding tRNA 2-selenouridine(34) synthase MnmH; this translates as MVKSINIKQFINQAKQSPVIDVRSPKEFENGHIPGAVNIPLFSNVERAKVGTTYKQSGREQAILLGLEIVAPKMTGFVKKVERVAHGTWRMAHGVPPPCAMRHVLLYCWRGGMRSENFAWLLDLAGFEVFTLKDGYKSFRKFVLENFDRKANLIVLGGMTGSGKTDILNQLALLGEQVLNLEHLAHHKGSAFGAIGQNSQPTTECFENKIFEFWQKFDLSKPVWVEDESHNLGKVHIPAGLWLQMRNSPVIKIEIQKMIRAKRLVKEYACFDDNLLENAILKIGKRLGGLNTKKSLEALGKQDYLSVAQLTLTYYDKAYNIGLSKRQSRSVFPLSLDTEDPKENARKVMMFYKKIK
- a CDS encoding T9SS type A sorting domain-containing protein gives rise to the protein MKNIQGGSMDVFVTDLLGRKIYSRQLNDIRYEFKTQIDLSKFTTGIYFLYVITEDKHYLMKLGIQ
- the selD gene encoding selenide, water dikinase SelD; the protein is MKEIKLTQYSHGAGCGCKISPKILDDILNPAGFKNPPDFDKNLLVGNDKKDDAAVYDLGNGQAIISTTDFFMPIVDDPFDFGRIASVNAISDVYAMGGTPLMAISILGWPIEQLSSQIAQKVIEGSRHACKEAGIALAGGHSIDSPEPIFGLAVTGLVDKKSIKQNSTATIGCKLYLTKPLGIGILTTAQKKGLLKKKHKNIATDLMVKLNNAGISFGKCESVKAMTDVTGFGLLGHLCEVCEGSNLNAVVYYDAVPQINGIDQYIDQKCIPGGTVRNWDSYGSKISGITERQKTILCDPQTSGGLLIAVEPEGESEFLDIAHKQGLKLAVIGLLKERDVREPIIFVE